In the genome of Deltaproteobacteria bacterium, the window CGCATCGAATCGAAAACGGGGAACGTCCACGCGAAGTTCGCGCAAAACGCCACCATCACGGCCGCGCAGGAGATCGGGATCGAGGACTACGCGAAGGAATGTCGGCTCACCGCGGGAGGCGCGATCCGCATCATCAGTGAGAAGGGCGAGCACGGATTCATCGTCGGTGGTCGCGCGCAGGCCGTTCAGGAAATCACGGCCAACAACGCGGGATCGCATCTCGAACTGCGCACACACATCGAGGTCGGGATCGACTCGGAGACCATGCGGGTGATCGACGAGAGCCGCGTCTGGCTTCGGGAGTCGTACAAAAAACTCGACGCCGTGGCGAACGCGCTAAACTACCTGCACAAGCAGAAGAAGCAGGGACCGGAGTTCACCGAGCAGAAACGGGAGCTGTTCGAGAAACTGCTCGACGGGCTCGCGCAGTCCCGCGACCACATGAACGATGTTCAGGAGAACTTCCATTCGGTTCTCGTGAAAACCATCGGCGAAGCCCGAGGTCGCATCACGATTCACCATCGCCTCTATCCCGGTGTAACCCTTCGGATCGGCGGCGAGACCTTCGATATTCAGCGCATGGAGAGCGCGGTCAGCTTCGTGACCGGCAAGGACGGCGTGTCGAAACTCCTCGCGCGCTCGGAAGGCGGCGGATGAATCGGATTTCCAAAGCCGAATTCCTCGACCGTGTGGCGAAATCGACTGCGCTGACCGGCGACCATCTCGCCAGCGTGACACTTGAGGATCTCGAGATCGCCGGCGACGCACTGCAGGGCGCCGTGTTCGACCACGTCCATTTTCTCAATTGCCGGTTCGACGGCGCAAACCTCGGCGAACTCCATTTTCAGTTCTGTCACTTCGAAAATTGCTCCTTCGTGGGATCGACGCTGCGCTCGTGGCAGTGCACGTCGTCGCGCTTCTCGGCGTGCCGGATGGACGAGGCCATGGTCGCGGCGGGTCATATTGAGACATGTCTGTTCGACCGCTGCCGCGCTCCCCGGATCATGTTCGAACGCGTGGAACTCGTGACGAACGTCTGGCGCGACTGCGAACTCGAAGAGGTGTGCGCGACGGGTGTCGGTCTCGCCATGACCATCTTCGATCACTGCGTGATGCCCAAGGCGAATTTTCTCGGCGCGAATCTGATGGCGTGCGTCTTTTCGGGAAGCGATTTGACGTCGGCCGATCTGCGCCGCGCCAACCTGATGTGCGCCGACCTCTCCGACGCGAAGCTCGATGGAGCGCAGATATCCCTCGCCAACGCACTCGGTGCGACCGTTTGGCGGTGTTCGCTTCAGAATGTCGATTTGAAGGACGTCACGTGGGACAACATCGTGGGCGAACCCGCCGAACCGGTTCAGCCGGACCAGTAACCCGTGTAAAGACGTGAGAGGATTTCGGTCGAAGCCTGATTGCACCCCGGGCAGGCATCGACCACGCCGCGCGCGCTCATGGCCTCGGGTGAATTCCAGATCTCCTCGATCGACCGCGTCCGCAGACTCCCCACGGGATCGTAACGCAGTCCGCAGATGACGACGTCGGCGTTCGGCAGGATGTACGCGAGGTCCCGCACCTCCCGGCAGCGAAACCGACGCCCCGAACCGTCCTGGAGTCGGTCGCGATAGACGCGCTCGTTTGCCCCGCGCAGGTACTTGCGCACGAGCCACCCCATCCCTTCTTTCGCGCCGATGCGCGCGTCGGCGAGCGCCGCGGATATCTTTTCGACATTCGTCGCCATGAGCACTTTGTGTTCGACAGTGGACCAGTCTTCGACGTGTTCGAGAAACGGTTTCACCGCGATCCCCGGCACGCAGTCCACCCCGAGGTCGCGGCAATACGCGATCATGTCCGGCAGATCGTCGACGGATTCGTCGGTCACGCAGAAATTCACGCCGAGGGTGAAACCGCGTTTTTCGGATAGCGCCGCCGCTTCCTGCAGCGTGCGATTCACGGCGCGAAACGCCTCGGGCGCGCCGCGCAATTTGCGATACGAGTCCTCGAATCCGTCGAGACTGATGCGCAGTTGCAAGCCGGGACGGCCCACGCGGTCCAGAAAGCCCAGGATTTCGTCGGTCCGCGTGCCGGCCGACGTGATCTGCACGAGCCACGGGTCGATCTCGTCGAACACGGTTTCGCAGATTTCGGCGAGGTCGGGCCGGGCAAACGGCTCTCCGCCGATGATCTTCACAATATCGAGGCAACGCAGTTTGCGAATCACGCCGCGCCACGTCTCGGTGTCGAGTTCATCGTCGAACGACGTCTTGCGCCAAACCTTGCACGTCGCGCATTTCAGGTCGCAGCGCCACGTGGGAATCAGGTGCGCCGAGCGCGGCAGTCCGGGGCGGTCGTGGATGTTCTTCACGATCGCCCGCGCCACGTGCGCGTAAGCCCGCGCGGTGGGAGTCATCCGGGGGGCGTGAGATGTCGTCACTGCGTCAGCAACCTGCGGAAGGAGCCGTATTCGCGTACCTTGGCCCACGTCACCTCGCCGTGCAACAACCGTTCAAACCCGATCCCATACAACCGGATCAGGTCCGTCGCGCGGGCCGCGGCCACCAGCAGGCCGGGTCGACGGGTGAGAAATCGGCTGCGTGCCGCTCTTCGGACCCACGACGACGGGACGAAGGGCTTGGCCGCGAGCGCCGCGAGCGCCATATGGGCGCGGTCGTCGCGACTGCGCGGCCAATCGAAGGTCGCGCGAAACTGCCGAAACGTTTTTTGCGAGCGGCTCTCGATCTCCGCGTCACTCATGGCGCCCGCGTCGATCAGCGTTTCGTGGACACCGGACTTGGGGAACGCATTGAGCGAGTAGAGGTACACGCGGATGGGTTTCGGCATCGCCGTCAGCAGATCGATCATCGCGCGGCGGTCTTGGCCCGTCGCCATGGGGTTGTCGAGAATGATGTCGTAGTTGACCTGAAGACCGAGCCGACGCGACTGCTCCGCGAACTCCAGGACCGTGCGACGGCTGTCCTTGCGCTCGTACATCGCCGCCTCTTCCTCGCTCGCGGCCTCGACGCCGATCTGAATGCCCTTGAGACCCGCGCGCGCCAGATCCTCGACGTCGGCGGCCCGGATCGATTCCGGGTTCAACATGACGTCGAACGGCAGGCCGACCTCTCGCGGATACTTGTCGCAAAATTCCTCGATCCACGAGCGGGGAAAGATGAACGTGTCGTCGTCGAACTTGATGCGGCGCATCGCGCGAAGATGCGTCTTCGCGTGTCGGATTTCCGCGAGCACCGAATCGACCGAACGTCGGCGAAACGGCACGCGCTTGCCGTACACGTCGGCCAGACTCGCGTTGTAACAATACGAGCACACGTAGGGGCATCCTCGGCTGGCGTGCAGCCGCACGATTCCCAGTTTCGCGTAAGGCTCGCCGGGAATCACGTCGCGGCCATCGATCGTCACCTTGTTTTCCGACGCGTAGTCGAGAAACGGCAGCGAATCGAGATCGCGGATCAGGGGCGCCGGACGCGTCTCGGGATCTCCCGGCAGTCGAAGGCCCGCGATGCCGCGCCAGTCGTCGCCATCCGCGGTGCGCCGGGCCAGCTGGGCCATGATCTGCTCACCCTCGCCCACCGCCACGCCGTCCGCGAAATCCACGCAGTCTTCCTGCGCGAAGGTCGGGTGGATACCGCCGACGACGATCGGAACACCGAGGCGCGCCTTGATCTCGCGGCTCATTTGGGCGACGAGCCGAAGATAGGGCGAGCCGAAACCGATGCCGACGACATCCGGTCGAATGCGTTCGAGGTGAGCGTAGAGGAGTTCACGCTCGACCCGCGTCGGCGCGACGACGTCGTTGTTGCGCCAGATCTTGAAAAAGATCGTGTGCGCATCGAATCCTTCGCGCGCAATCACGGCCGACAGCATGCGCAGGCCGTTGTTCTCGGTGCCGTACGGTGTGATGAGGGCGAATTTGGGCGATTTGCGCGCCACGGAGCCTCCGGCGTCGTTGTGACCCACGATTTAGCGGCCCTGTCGCATCGCCGTCAAGGAAAAGGCGAGATTTTATGAGCCCTTGCACACGTTTGGCGCCCGACGCGACAAGAGCGCGCGCGGAATGTCGAGAAACAGGCGCCGCCACGCGACGCCGTGACCTCCGCGCCGGATCGTGCGCGCGACGAGACGGGGAAGGTCGAACAACGCAAACCGGGGAAGCAGGCGAATGAGCCGGGCGCCCGACGCATTCTTCGCGAACAGGAGCCAGCGATTCGCGAACGCCCTCGCGTCGACCGCGACGCCGTGATGCGGCGGGTTCTTTCTGGCGTGGATCGCAACGGCCTCCGGGACGCACGAGAACCGATACCCGTGCCTCGTCGCCCTCCACGCCAGATCCACATCTTCGTAATACGCGAAGAACCGTTCGTCGAAGATGCCCGTTCGTTCCTTCAATTCGAGCAGCGCATCCCGCCGCCACAGGGCGCATGCGCCCGTGGGACCGAATATCCCGCGCACGGCGTTCCATTGGCCGCGATCGGCCAGTCCATGGCCGATGTCGCGAGCGTCGATGCGGGCGAAATCGACACGCACACCAACCGAATCGATGGTCGCGATGCCCTTTCGTTCATCGCGATCGAGGAGGAGCTTGGGTTGCACGGCGGCAATATCCCGGTCCGCGAGGTGAGCGGTGAGTGTCGCGACGCACATTGGCTCAAGAAAAACGTCGGGATTGAGCAAAAGGACGAAAGGTGCTCGCGCGCGCTCGATCGCGAGATTCATCGCGGCGGCGAATCCAAGATTCGAGGATTGTTCCACGAGGGAGACCCGATCTGTGCCAACGCCTCGGACGATGTCGCGGGTCGAATCCGACGAGGCGTTGTCGACGACGATGATATCGAGATCGATCCTCGATTGTTCGAGTGCGGACAGCAGGCACTGCGAGATCGTGCGTTCATTGTTGAACGTGACGACGCACGCCGTCACGCGGTTGGGCGACTCCGAGGACACGGGGTTGCGCTCAGCGCCGGAGTGCGGTGACGACCTTTTCCACGGCATTGCACACGTCGCTGACATCCGCGTCGCTCATGGCCGGAAAGATCGGCAGGGAAAATACCGAACGGGAGAACGCCAGCGCGCGAGGAGTTTGCGCGGGGCGATGCCCGAGCTGACGGTAATACGGATGCGAATTGACCGGCACGTAGTGGACCTGTGGAACGATCCCCTCCGCGACCAGAGCCTCGACCACCGCCCGGCGACCGCCCCGAAAACGTCGCTCGTCAATCAGGATCGGGTAGAGGTGATAGGCGGACCGCGTACCCACGGGAACCGTGAGCGGACGTACGGATTCCATGTCGGCGAAAAACTCGTCATACGAAGCGGCGATGACCTGCCGGCGGCGCAGGAACGCGGAGAATTTCCGGAGCTGCGAGAGGCCCAGCGCACTGTGGAGTTCGCTCAGGCGATAGTTGTATCCGAGAAACCGCATTTCGTTGTGCCAAGGACCGAACCGCCGCGCCATCTCCGGCGTCTTGCTGATGCCGTGCGTGCGAAAGGTCCGCATCCGCTCGGCGAACGCGCGGCTGTCCGTCACCGCCATGCCGCCCTCGGCCGTTGTGATCGGTTTGACCGGATGAAACGAGAAGACCGCGATATCGCCGAATTTGCCCGCTTGGGAATCGTACCCCGTCGCGCCCAGCGCGTGGCACGCGTCCTCGACGAGTCGGAGCCCGTGGCGCCGCGCGATTCGCGGAATGCGATTCATGTCCGCGAGCGCACCCGCGTAGTGAACGACCGAAAGCACGGCCAAATCCTCGATCCCGTCGTCGAGCAACAATTCGAGCGACTTCGGATCCACGAGTCCGCTGTCGTGCTTCACGTCGGCAAAGTGCACGTCCGCGCCGAGAAACAGCGCGGCGTTTGCCGTGGCCGCGAATGTCATCGGAGAGGTCAGGAGCGAGCGCCCCGGTCCCACGCCGAGCGCCTCGTATGCACCGTGCAACGCCGCCGTCGCGTTGCAAAACGCCACCGCGTGTTTGCGACCCACGAACGCGGCGAACTCCGACTCGAAGCGCTCGACCAGCGGGCCCTGCGTGAGCCAGTCCGAATGCAGCGCGGCGATCACCGCCTTCTCATCCGTCGCGTCGATCGACTGACGTCCATATGAGATGGGTTCTCGCCGAATCGGCCGCCCGCCGTCGATCGCGAGTCTTCCTCGGCCCATGTTGATCTCCGTTTGGAAACGAATGTTTAGAATCACGGCCTTCGCGTCGAAGGTCAAGACGCACGTCGGTTCGGAAATTCCGCCCCCGGTGCACTTCGACGCGTCTTTGACAGCCGCGCGGCCGGTGTTTACGCTTTTAGGAGCAACTTCCTTCCGGGGCCGATGATGCTTCTCGTGGTTCGGACATGGGCGCCGCACCTGTTTGCCGTGTGCCTCCTGGTCGGCGCGTTCGGCGCTTGCGAGGACGACACCGACGACCCTTTCGATGACGAGGATCTCGAACTCGACTGGCCGTCGTCGAATCCCGATCGCTATCACTGGGACGGGCTCACCGACCCGTTTTTCGAGGTCTGGAACTGGCACATTTATGATCCGGCGATCGATGAAGCCTTCACGCTCGCGATGGGGGTGGCGAATCCCGGGTCTGACGATCCCGACGCCCGCGGCGCGTTCACGCACGCGTCCGGCGGCGGTCTCGCGCAGCCGGTAATCGATCTGTATTCGTTGCGCGATTTCCACGCGAGCCGTCAGATCGGCGACGTGACCGTCGGCGATGCGCGCGGAACACAAAGCGCGCTGCGCGGCTCGATCGGCGGCGACGAACCCGTGGAGTACGATCTGACGATGACCGTGGACACGTCGTGGGACGAAACGTTCGGCCTGCTGACCAACATCCCCGGATTGCCGACGAACTGGCACGTGAATGCGCTGGCCGCGCGGGCATCGGGAACGGTTCGAATCGGCGACCGCGAATTCGATCTCGACGACGCACCGATGATCGAGGACCACTTCTGGGGGACGACCTTTCCCGGTCTTAGCTATCGCGTGATGGCGAGCGCCTTCGATGAGCCGGAGACTTCCGTCGTGTTTTTCGGGGGAGAACTCGCCCTCGGCCCGCTCAACCTGCCGATCATCCTGCTCGCCGTGCGTCACGGGGAGACGGTGTACGAACTTCGCTCGCAGGACCTCGACGTGCTCGGCCAGATCGAGTCGGACGACAGCGGCCATTACATGATCCAGGCGACGAAGGGAGATCTGCGGATCGAGATTCGCATCATCAACCTCATCGAGGACCCCGCGCCCGGTCTCGCATTCGATTCCGGCGGCGTCGGATTCGGCGGTTGGACCTGGCACAATGCACGGCTCGACCTGGACGTGCTTCGATTCATGGAAGGTCCCGGCTGGACGACCGAGTTCGAAGCCTCCGCCGAACACGTATTTTTCGGCCTCGGCGAGCCGAGCCTCTATAACGACTTCTAGTGCCGGATTTGTCCCATGCCCCCCACGAGGTCCGGGAGCTTGCGCATGCGCTGCTGAACGGCGCACCCGCCCCCGAGCACACGCACCTCGACGCGCGAGCGCGGGTGGACCTCACTGCGATCGAACGCGCCGGGCACGATGCGGCGCGCATTCTCGGCGCGGTCCTTCGCACGCACTTTCCCGCCGCGTCGCTGCATTCGCTCGCCGGGCTCGCGCATCGCACGGATTTGAAAGCCATTTTCGACGCACAAGTCGACGACCTCGCATTGCTCGCGGGTTCGAGCCCCTGGGCCGTGGAACTTGCCGAAGCCCATCTCGCCGATGTTTTCACGACGGATGAGCCACGCGCGCTGGCCCGACTCGCGATGCGTTTCTCCGATCCCGTTCGCGCCGGCGAAACGGCGAATGTCGGCGCGCGGACGATCGGCGAATGGCGCGCGCTGATTCAGGCTCGCGCGGCGCTGTACGATCTGCGCGACGAGGGCGACGCGTGGGCGGCGCTCGACGCGCATTCCGCGCCGGCCGACGCCGCCTGCGTGCTGGCGCTGGCTCAGGCGTGGCGCGAAACTCGGGCGGCGCACGGCATCGCCGCGACCGGTGACGGAATACCGTGCGCGTTCGCCGTGCTCGGCATGGGCAAGCTCGGGGGGCGCGAACTCAACGCGTCATCGGATATTGATCTCATCTATCTGTACGAGTCGGATGACGCCGTCGCGGAGGATGGACGGTCGGTCGCCGAGTGGTACGTCGAGCTCGCGCGCAGGCTCACCGATCTGCTCGGCGGCGGCGGC includes:
- a CDS encoding pentapeptide repeat-containing protein, yielding MNRISKAEFLDRVAKSTALTGDHLASVTLEDLEIAGDALQGAVFDHVHFLNCRFDGANLGELHFQFCHFENCSFVGSTLRSWQCTSSRFSACRMDEAMVAAGHIETCLFDRCRAPRIMFERVELVTNVWRDCELEEVCATGVGLAMTIFDHCVMPKANFLGANLMACVFSGSDLTSADLRRANLMCADLSDAKLDGAQISLANALGATVWRCSLQNVDLKDVTWDNIVGEPAEPVQPDQ
- a CDS encoding SPASM domain-containing protein, with protein sequence MTPTARAYAHVARAIVKNIHDRPGLPRSAHLIPTWRCDLKCATCKVWRKTSFDDELDTETWRGVIRKLRCLDIVKIIGGEPFARPDLAEICETVFDEIDPWLVQITSAGTRTDEILGFLDRVGRPGLQLRISLDGFEDSYRKLRGAPEAFRAVNRTLQEAAALSEKRGFTLGVNFCVTDESVDDLPDMIAYCRDLGVDCVPGIAVKPFLEHVEDWSTVEHKVLMATNVEKISAALADARIGAKEGMGWLVRKYLRGANERVYRDRLQDGSGRRFRCREVRDLAYILPNADVVICGLRYDPVGSLRTRSIEEIWNSPEAMSARGVVDACPGCNQASTEILSRLYTGYWSG
- a CDS encoding B12-binding domain-containing radical SAM protein translates to MARKSPKFALITPYGTENNGLRMLSAVIAREGFDAHTIFFKIWRNNDVVAPTRVERELLYAHLERIRPDVVGIGFGSPYLRLVAQMSREIKARLGVPIVVGGIHPTFAQEDCVDFADGVAVGEGEQIMAQLARRTADGDDWRGIAGLRLPGDPETRPAPLIRDLDSLPFLDYASENKVTIDGRDVIPGEPYAKLGIVRLHASRGCPYVCSYCYNASLADVYGKRVPFRRRSVDSVLAEIRHAKTHLRAMRRIKFDDDTFIFPRSWIEEFCDKYPREVGLPFDVMLNPESIRAADVEDLARAGLKGIQIGVEAASEEEAAMYERKDSRRTVLEFAEQSRRLGLQVNYDIILDNPMATGQDRRAMIDLLTAMPKPIRVYLYSLNAFPKSGVHETLIDAGAMSDAEIESRSQKTFRQFRATFDWPRSRDDRAHMALAALAAKPFVPSSWVRRAARSRFLTRRPGLLVAAARATDLIRLYGIGFERLLHGEVTWAKVREYGSFRRLLTQ
- a CDS encoding glycosyltransferase family 2 protein, coding for MSSESPNRVTACVVTFNNERTISQCLLSALEQSRIDLDIIVVDNASSDSTRDIVRGVGTDRVSLVEQSSNLGFAAAMNLAIERARAPFVLLLNPDVFLEPMCVATLTAHLADRDIAAVQPKLLLDRDERKGIATIDSVGVRVDFARIDARDIGHGLADRGQWNAVRGIFGPTGACALWRRDALLELKERTGIFDERFFAYYEDVDLAWRATRHGYRFSCVPEAVAIHARKNPPHHGVAVDARAFANRWLLFAKNASGARLIRLLPRFALFDLPRLVARTIRRGGHGVAWRRLFLDIPRALLSRRAPNVCKGS
- the pseC gene encoding UDP-4-amino-4,6-dideoxy-N-acetyl-beta-L-altrosamine transaminase, coding for MGRGRLAIDGGRPIRREPISYGRQSIDATDEKAVIAALHSDWLTQGPLVERFESEFAAFVGRKHAVAFCNATAALHGAYEALGVGPGRSLLTSPMTFAATANAALFLGADVHFADVKHDSGLVDPKSLELLLDDGIEDLAVLSVVHYAGALADMNRIPRIARRHGLRLVEDACHALGATGYDSQAGKFGDIAVFSFHPVKPITTAEGGMAVTDSRAFAERMRTFRTHGISKTPEMARRFGPWHNEMRFLGYNYRLSELHSALGLSQLRKFSAFLRRRQVIAASYDEFFADMESVRPLTVPVGTRSAYHLYPILIDERRFRGGRRAVVEALVAEGIVPQVHYVPVNSHPYYRQLGHRPAQTPRALAFSRSVFSLPIFPAMSDADVSDVCNAVEKVVTALRR